GTCAGATATTGCAGGAAGGCCTCGGCGTCGGGCCCCTGGATCCGCACCTCCCCCATGTGGGAGACGTCGAAGAGACCGGCGGCGGTGCGCACGGCCTCGTGCTCGGCCATCAGGCCGGCGTACTGCACCGGCATTTCCCAGCCGGCAAAGCCCACCATGCGGGCACCGGCTTCCAGGTGACAATCGTAGAGTGCAGTGCGGCGTAATTCCCCGCGGTTGGTCATCGTCGCAGGCCTCTCGAAAAAGCTTGGGTGAAGGGTGAACGTATCACAGCCGGAGGCATCCGAATGGCACCCTCGGGAGGCGTCGGCAAATCTCCAGCGCTCCCAATCTACCACCGCTGGCGCCACCTCGAAACCCCGTCCCGTTCCTCCTCCGCCGGTGGCCCCGGCGAGAGATCGGGGGCTCTCCGGAAAAAGACCCGGGAGAAGGCGCAAGAAACTCCATCCTCGGGGGTTTCTCCATCAGACGGCCGGGGCGAGCCCCATTCGCTCTCCCCGCGCCGGCGCGAAACTTCGACTCATCCCACTGACTCAGGAGGACCTTCATCCATGAGCCCCAACCCCACTCCCCGCCGCAACAACGCTCTCTCTCTGGCCCGCACGCCGTGGGTGGTCGGTGTCTTGGCGCTGCTGCTCGTCGCCGGCGCTCTGGCGCTGCCGCTGTCGACCCAGGCGCAACCTCCGTTCCAGAACCCCAACGCGGCGGGCCCCGGCGCCGGTCTCGACCAGGCCAGCGAAGGCTTCACCGGTGAGCTGCTGGTGCGCGCCGCGGCCCGCTTCCTGGAGCTCACCGAGGACCAGCAAGAACAAACCGTCGCGCTGCTCATGACCGCCCGGGACGCGGCCCAGCCGCTGGTGGAAGAGCAGCGGGGGCTGCGCATGGAGCTGCGGGATCTGCTCTCCAGCGATAACCCCGACGCCACCGCGGTGGGCACCCTGGTGCTCGATCTGCAATCCGGCCGGCAGGACCTGGGCGCCATCAAGGACACCTTCGAGAGCGACTTCCGGGCCTTGCTGACGGAGGAGCAGATCGTCCGCCTGGACGCCTTCCAGGCGGCGCGGCGCTTCCTCACCGTGCTGTCCAAGGGTGGGCGCCGGGGAGCCGGCGGCGACGGCGGCGGAGGTCCCGAAGCGGACTTCTAAGCGCCGAGGCCTGCCCGCACCCATCGTCGATGGACAGGGGCTGCCTTCATCCTCGCGGGTGATTCAGACAATCACCTCCGACTGCTAAACTCGGCCCGTACTTTCCAGTGCGGGTCGTTTTTTCGTTCCAAGAGGAGACCATCACCATGGTTGGCCGCCTGTTCGCCTACTCCAAGTCGCTCGTTCTCGCCTCGTTGGTACTGATGCTGACGCCGTTGCCGGTCCACGCTCAGGAGCCGGCGGCACCGCCCGCGGTAGAGCC
The Acidobacteriota bacterium genome window above contains:
- a CDS encoding periplasmic heavy metal sensor, encoding MSPNPTPRRNNALSLARTPWVVGVLALLLVAGALALPLSTQAQPPFQNPNAAGPGAGLDQASEGFTGELLVRAAARFLELTEDQQEQTVALLMTARDAAQPLVEEQRGLRMELRDLLSSDNPDATAVGTLVLDLQSGRQDLGAIKDTFESDFRALLTEEQIVRLDAFQAARRFLTVLSKGGRRGAGGDGGGGPEADF